The genomic stretch AGTCGAAGAAATCACTGACAAAGAATTGGTACTCTTTCTTCACCTGCAGCACGTTTACCCCTTCTACGATTAAGATATCCGGGTTTGTAACTAGCTCTGTTTGTTCAGATAGGACATCGTATGTGAGGTGGGAATACTGCGGACCTTTTATATTGGTCGTTCCCGCCTTCACTTGCCCCATGAATTCTATCAATGCTTTTATATCATAGCTTTCTGGAAATCCTTTTCGCTGCATCAGCTGTTTTTCCTGTAACACAGCATTAGGATAGAGAAAACCATCAGTTGTGACAAGTTCGGTCTTCTTATCTGGCAAGGCACGGGAGAGCATCAATTGCAGAAGTCTCGCGATGGTACTCTTTCCAACGGCAACACTGCCGGCAATGCCAATGATAAACGGTACTTTCTTTTCGTTCGTACCAAGAAAAGCCCCTGCTTTAGCATGAAGCGTTTCGGCTGCTTCTAAATAGTAGGAAATAAGATTGGTCAGCGGCATATAAGCAGTCTCTACCTCAGGCAAAGATATCCTCGTATTAATACCGCGTATTTCTTCAAGTTCTGTTTGTGTCAGGGGTAGGCGTTCTGTTTTGGAAAGAGCTGCCCAGTTTTCCCGTGAAAAATGATAGTAAGGTTTATATGTATGCATGATTACCCTCAACTTTTGTCTGCTATTTTGAGAAATAGTTCAACTTACAAACGTTTACAAATACTTTACCATTTTACTACTTTAAAAATTAATAATCCAGAGTAGATTCTTGGGGTATATAGAAATAGAAAACGCTTGCATAACTTGTATATACAAGTTATGCTTTAGCTGTATTCGCTTACATCATCAAAGAAAAGGTGAGGTGCAAAAAATGGATCTAAGACAGCAGGCGGAAGAAATCGTCGCAGCATTGGGTGGACGAGATAATATACAAGCGGCAACCCATTGTGTCACGCGGTTGCGATTGGCACTGCATGATGAAGGAAAGGTCGATAAAGAAACGCTTCAAAATATTGATGTAGTAAAAGGTTCATTTTCAGCAAATAACCAATACCAAGTTGTTATCGGTCAAGGAACAGTTGATAAGGTGTATAAGGAGTTTATTAAAGTAACTGGGATTGGGGAATCTACCAAAGAGGAAGTCAAAGAAAGCGTCAGCGGAAAAGGAAATCCGCTGCAGCGGGCTTTAAAAACACTTGGTGATATATTTATTCCGATATTGCCGGCGATTGTGACGGCAGGTCTTTTGCTTGGGATTCATAACATCTTGAATAATGAGGGTATTTTCTTCGACGGATCGATTATTCAAGTGTATCCACAGTGGGCGGGCATAGCAGATATGATTTACGTTATTGCGAATACCGCCTTTGCCTTTCTGCCCGCATTAATTGGGTGGTCTGCAGTAAAGAAATTTGGAGGCAGCCCGCTGCTGGGAATGGTGCTCGGTTTAGCGTTAATTCACCCGTCATTATTAAGTCCGACAGATTATGCTAGTGCAGCTTTGGAAGGAAATGCGCCAGTATGGAACTTATTCGGACTGGAGATCCAGCGTATCGGTTACCAAGGGCAAGTGCTGCCTGTGCTGTTTGCATCATGGGTGTTGGCGAGAATTGAAGTGTTCCTAAGACGTAAAGTCGCAGACAGCTTTCAATTACTAGTGGTGGCACCTGTCGCGCTTCTGCTCACAGGTATACTAAGCTTTGTCGTCATCGGGCCAGTCATGTTCCTAGTTGGTAATGCAATTACCGATGCATTTGTAGCAGTGTTTGACACAGCAGCGCCAGTAGGCGGGTTACTGTACGGTGCGTTGTATGGAGCACTTGTTGTCACTGGCTTGCATCATACATTCTTGGCGCTAGATTTGCAGCTGATTGCGAATACAGGTGCAACATTCTTATGGCCGATTCTAGCGTTGTCTAATATATCACAAGGGTCAGCTACATTAGGTGTCATGCTGGCAACCAAAGATGAAAAACTGCGCGGCTTATCACTAACTTCTTGGATTAGTGCATGGTTAGGTGTAACAGAGCCGGCTGTGTTTGGTGTGAATCTGCGCTTCCGTTATCCATTCTTTCTCGCTTTAGGTGCTTCTGCCATAGCAGGAACTTTTATTGCTTGGAGAAAAGTTGAAGCAAGTTCAGTCGGTATCGGCGGTGTGCCGGGAATCTTCTCCATTCTGCCAGGCAGCTGGGGTGCTTTTGCTATCGGAATGGGAATTGTCATTGTTGTTCCATTTGTTACAACCTATTTGTTCGCGAAAAAAAGAATGTATAAGAAAGGAAGATGATTAATATGCAAGAACCGTGGTGGAAAAGAAGCACAATCTATCAAATTTATCCGAAGAGCTTCAACGATACAACAGGTTCTGGAATGGGAGACTTGCAAGGCGTTATTGAGAAGCTGGACTATATAAAGGAACTTGGTGTTGACATGGTTTGGCTGACACCAATATACCGGTCGCCGCAGCGTGATAACGGATACGATATAAGCGATTATTACGACATCGAACCTGCTTACGGTACGATGGAAGATGTAGAACGTTTAGTGCAGGAGCTGCATAATCGTGATATGAAGCTGATGATGGATATCGTAATCAATCACACATCAACTGATCACGAGTGGTTCCAGCAAGCCAAAACCTCAAAAGATAATCCGTACCGCGATTATTATATTTGGCGAGACTCCAGTGATGGAGACGCACCAAACAATTGGGTGTCCAAGTTTGGCGGAACTGCCTGGGCTCTCGAGGAGCATACTGATCAGTATTATTTACATCTGTTTGACAAAACGCAAGCAGATCTTAACTGGGAGAATAACGAAGTTCGCAACAAGTTATACGAAATGATGAACTTCTGGGCAGAAAAAGGACTGGATGGATTCCGCCTGGATGTTATCAATCTTGTATCAAAAGTCCAAAGCTTCCCGCATGATGAAAGTGCTGCCGACGGTCAGTTCGGCAAAGCGTACTATACAGATGGTCCAAGAATCCATGAATTTATGAAAGAGATGAACCAAGCCGTATTTGCTCCTCACAATCTTATCACAGTAGGTGAAATGTCTTCGACGAGTCTGGCTGCTTGCCAGCAGTATACGAGTCCAGATGTAAATGAGCTGGATATGACGTTCAACTTTCAGCATTTGAAAGTGGACTATGAAAAGGGAAAGAAATGGACAGACGGAAAACTCGATTTTATCAAACTGAAACAGATTCTATCAGATTGGCAAATAGGCATGCATCAAGCTGGCGGATGGAATGCGTTGTTCTGGTGCAACCATGACCAGCCGCGTATCGTAAGCCGGTTTGGCGATGATGATTTGTATCGCCGTGAGTCCGCAAAGATGCTGGCAACCGTCATGCATATGATGCAAGGGACGCCTTATATTTACCAAGGGGAAGAGATAGGGATGACAGATCCTAAGTTCTCTTCCATAGAAGATTATAATGACGTGGAAACGCAAAACGCCTACACAGAATTGAAGGAATTGGGATTGGCTGAAAGTGCGGTTATGCAGATTATCCAGAGACGTTCCAGAGATAATGCCAGAACCCCGATGCAATGGAGTGCAGCGAAAAATGCTGGCTTTTCAGAAGGGGAACCATGGCTGTCTGTGGCATCGAACTATAAGAAAATTAACGCAGAGAAGGAAGTAAAAGATAAGGACTCTATTTTCTATCATTATCAAAAGCTGATTCGCTTGCGAAAAGAATATGCTATTATAACGCATGGAGATTATGAACCGTTATGCATGGATAATGAACGTATCTTCAGTTACGAACGGAGATGGAATGGTGAAAAACTTCTTGTTGTAGCGAATTTCTTTGGAGAAAGCACAGAATTCACTTATCCCAAAAAAGAAACAGAAGAGGCTGAGATTCTTCTCTCCAACTATCAAGATAGTGCACCAGACTACAGTAAGATACAGCTTCGCCCATATGAGGCGGTCATTTACCTTATTAAATTGTAAAGGCCTGATGGAATGCAAAGAAAATTTCAAGCAATCTACGATGTGATAGCAAGAGAAATACAAGCGGCTAAAATGAAGGCAGGGCAGCTGCTGCCTTCTGAAAATGAGCTGTCAGAACGATTTGACACGTCAAGGGAAACCGTACGAAAAGCGTTGCAGCTATTATCGCAGAATGGTTATATTCAGAAACTGCAAGGAAAGGGCTCTGTAGTTCTGGAACAGAATAAACTGCCGCTGCCGGTAAGCGGATTGACAAGTTTCAAGGAATTAGCCCGTTCGATGTCCCAGGCAGTGGAAACACAAGTGCTGACACTCAAGCACAAGGCAGCGGATGAGTATATGCAAGAAGTGCTGCAATGCGAAAAAGGCACACCCGTCTGGGAGCTGCACCGTTTGCGAAAGCTAGATGGAGAAGCGGTGATTTATGACAAAGATTTGCTGTTGGCTGCGTGCGCACCGGCACTTACGGAAGCGATTGCTTGTGATTCTGTCTATGATTATTTAGAGCAAGAGCTCGGTTTATCAATTAGCTATGCAAGAAAAGAAGTTGTCGTAGAGGAAGCAGAAGCAGCAGATACAGAGGTAATGGACATGGAAGGTTATCAACAGCTTGTAGTCGTGCGCAGTGCTGTTTATCTGGAAGACACAACATTATTTCAATATACAGAGTCGAAACACCGTCCAGATAAATTCAGGTTTGTCGATTTTGCTCGAAGAACGAAATGAATAGAATGGAAAATGTGCATAGAACCAAGGCTATGCACATTTTTTTGTGGGTAAAGACAGGCTTGTACACAGAAAAATTCTGTTTGTTCACATAATTTGTGCATAAGACAACTTATGCACAGAATAATTTGACGAATGATGCAATGCGCTATTTATCCACATGTGGATAGTTTATTTAAGGGCGAATTCGTTTACCTAAAATGATTAAGTCCCGCTCAACACCATCTAGTTCTGCTATCTTTGGCATATTGGCCCACGGTGTAAAACCAAACCTTTCGAAAAGCTTCATGCTCGGTTGATTATGGCCGAAAACAAAACCTAAGACAGTCTTGAAATGAAGAACTTCTGCTTGATCTAAAACAAATTGCAGCATATTTTTGCCAAGTCCTTTTCCTCTTGTGTCTTCATGCAGATAAATGCTGACTTCTACTGTTTTATCGTAAGCGGCTC from Terribacillus sp. DMT04 encodes the following:
- the coaA gene encoding type I pantothenate kinase, encoding MHTYKPYYHFSRENWAALSKTERLPLTQTELEEIRGINTRISLPEVETAYMPLTNLISYYLEAAETLHAKAGAFLGTNEKKVPFIIGIAGSVAVGKSTIARLLQLMLSRALPDKKTELVTTDGFLYPNAVLQEKQLMQRKGFPESYDIKALIEFMGQVKAGTTNIKGPQYSHLTYDVLSEQTELVTNPDILIVEGVNVLQVKKEYQFFVSDFFDFSIYIDADEENIEKWYKERFLMLRATAFQDPKSYFRHYAEVPVEEALQTAETIWETINAKNLHENILPTKGRSDLILRKGNNHEIEDVYLRKL
- the treP gene encoding PTS system trehalose-specific EIIBC component, with protein sequence MDLRQQAEEIVAALGGRDNIQAATHCVTRLRLALHDEGKVDKETLQNIDVVKGSFSANNQYQVVIGQGTVDKVYKEFIKVTGIGESTKEEVKESVSGKGNPLQRALKTLGDIFIPILPAIVTAGLLLGIHNILNNEGIFFDGSIIQVYPQWAGIADMIYVIANTAFAFLPALIGWSAVKKFGGSPLLGMVLGLALIHPSLLSPTDYASAALEGNAPVWNLFGLEIQRIGYQGQVLPVLFASWVLARIEVFLRRKVADSFQLLVVAPVALLLTGILSFVVIGPVMFLVGNAITDAFVAVFDTAAPVGGLLYGALYGALVVTGLHHTFLALDLQLIANTGATFLWPILALSNISQGSATLGVMLATKDEKLRGLSLTSWISAWLGVTEPAVFGVNLRFRYPFFLALGASAIAGTFIAWRKVEASSVGIGGVPGIFSILPGSWGAFAIGMGIVIVVPFVTTYLFAKKRMYKKGR
- the treC gene encoding alpha,alpha-phosphotrehalase, yielding MQEPWWKRSTIYQIYPKSFNDTTGSGMGDLQGVIEKLDYIKELGVDMVWLTPIYRSPQRDNGYDISDYYDIEPAYGTMEDVERLVQELHNRDMKLMMDIVINHTSTDHEWFQQAKTSKDNPYRDYYIWRDSSDGDAPNNWVSKFGGTAWALEEHTDQYYLHLFDKTQADLNWENNEVRNKLYEMMNFWAEKGLDGFRLDVINLVSKVQSFPHDESAADGQFGKAYYTDGPRIHEFMKEMNQAVFAPHNLITVGEMSSTSLAACQQYTSPDVNELDMTFNFQHLKVDYEKGKKWTDGKLDFIKLKQILSDWQIGMHQAGGWNALFWCNHDQPRIVSRFGDDDLYRRESAKMLATVMHMMQGTPYIYQGEEIGMTDPKFSSIEDYNDVETQNAYTELKELGLAESAVMQIIQRRSRDNARTPMQWSAAKNAGFSEGEPWLSVASNYKKINAEKEVKDKDSIFYHYQKLIRLRKEYAIITHGDYEPLCMDNERIFSYERRWNGEKLLVVANFFGESTEFTYPKKETEEAEILLSNYQDSAPDYSKIQLRPYEAVIYLIKL
- the treR gene encoding trehalose operon repressor, with product MQRKFQAIYDVIAREIQAAKMKAGQLLPSENELSERFDTSRETVRKALQLLSQNGYIQKLQGKGSVVLEQNKLPLPVSGLTSFKELARSMSQAVETQVLTLKHKAADEYMQEVLQCEKGTPVWELHRLRKLDGEAVIYDKDLLLAACAPALTEAIACDSVYDYLEQELGLSISYARKEVVVEEAEAADTEVMDMEGYQQLVVVRSAVYLEDTTLFQYTESKHRPDKFRFVDFARRTK
- a CDS encoding GNAT family N-acetyltransferase; amino-acid sequence: MHYRNATIEDLPDIVSIYNSTIAGRMVTADLEEITVESRLVWFHHHNEKRPLWVVEEDNHILGWISLEPFYGRAAYDKTVEVSIYLHEDTRGKGLGKNMLQFVLDQAEVLHFKTVLGFVFGHNQPSMKLFERFGFTPWANMPKIAELDGVERDLIILGKRIRP